A window of Castanea sativa cultivar Marrone di Chiusa Pesio chromosome 1, ASM4071231v1 contains these coding sequences:
- the LOC142643430 gene encoding myb-related protein 306, producing MGRPPCCDKEGVKKGPWTPEEDILLVSYIQEHGPGNWRAVPTNTGLLRCSKSCRLRWTNYLRPGIRRGNFTDHEEKMIIHLQALLGNRWAAIASYLPQRTDNDIKNYWNTHLKKKLNKIQSGAEGHSKDGFSSPSQSLTRGQWERRLQTDIHMAKQALSEALSPEKLRNSGLSELKPSTGCLSNTKPAAHSSTYASSTENIARLLKGWVRNSPKSARSNSAITQNSLNNMSGTDSVSSEGTPSKANNGIEQSETFESLFGFESFDSSHSDTSQSMSPEASLFQDESKPLPLSLLENWLFDEGVSQGKEFLSDFSLDDNANFF from the exons ATGGGTAGGCCTCCTTGTTGTGATAAAGAGGGAGTCAAGAAAGGACCATGGACTCCTGAAGAAGATATCTTATTAGTCTCTTATATTCAAGAACATGGTCCTGGAAATTGGAGGGCTGTTCCTACCAATACAG GGTTGCTTAGATGTAGTAAGAGTTGCAGACTTAGATGGACTAATTATCTCAGGCCAGGGATCAGGCGTGGTAACTTTACTGACCATGAGGAGAAGATGATAATCCACCTTCAAGCTCTTTTGGGCAATAG ATGGGCTGCCATAGCTTCATACCTCCCACAGAGAACTGATAAtgacattaaaaattattggaaCACGCATTTAAAGAAGAAGCTCAATAAGATTCAATCAGGCGCAGAAGGCCATTCAAAAGATGGGTTTTCTTCACCATCACAATCACTCACCAGAGGTCAGTGGGAGAGAAGGCTCCAAACAGATATCCACATGGCCAAGCAAGCTCTTAGTGAGGCCCTTTCCCCAGAGAAGCTAAGAAACTCTGGCTTGTCTGAATTGAAGCCCTCTACTGGGTGCTTGTCTAACACAAAGCCAGCAGCTCATTCGTCAACCTATGCATCTAGCACTGAGAATATAGCCCGGTTGCTCAAAGGTTGGGTGAGAAATTCACCAAAGTCAGCTAGGAGTAACTCAGCTATAACTCAAAATTCCTTAAACAACATGAGTGGGACTGATTCAGTATCCAGTGAAGGGACTCCAAGTAAGGCAAACAATGGGATTGAACAATCTGAGACATTTGAATCTCTGTTTGGGTTTGAGTCTTTTGACTCTTCACATTCGGATACATCACAGTCTATGTCACCGGAGGCAAGCCTTTTCCAAGATGAAAGCAAGCCTTTGCCATTGTCATTGCTTGAAAATTGGTTGTTTGATGAAGGTGTTAGTCAAGGGAAAGAATTCCTTAGTGATTTCTCATTAGATGACAATgctaattttttctaa